GAAGGCGGACTCGACTGGGGCGACTCCGAGACGATGATCGAGATGATCGAGCGGATCGCCCATCGCGAGGACGACCTCGCGGACCTGCTCGCCGAGGGCCCGAAGCGCGTCGCCGACCGCAAGGACGCCGAGGAGAACTCGCTCGCGGTCAAGGGCCAGACCATCGCCGCCTACGACCCCCGCTGCATGAAGGGGATGGGAATCGGCTACGCCACCTCGAACCGCGGGGCCTGCCACCTGCGCGGGTACACGCCGGCCGCCGAAATCCTCGGGATCCCCGAGAAGGTCGACCCCTACGAGTACGAAGGGAAGGGCGAACTGACGGCTCAGTTCCAGGACCTGCACGCGATCTCGGACAGCTTCGACATCTGCAAGTTCAACGCCTTCGCCGAAGGCATCGAGGAGTACGTCACCCAGTACAACGGGATGACCGGCCGCGACGTCACCGAGGACGAACTCCTCCAAGCCGGGGAACGGGTCTACAACTTAGAGCGCTACTACAACAACCTCGTGGGCTTCGACGGCAGCGACGACTCGCTGCCCGAGCGCTTCCTCGAGGACGGCATCCCCGGACAGGGCGCCTCGGAGGGTGAGTACTGCGAGCTTGAGGAGATGAAAGACGAGTACTACGACCACCGCGGCTGGGTCGACGGCGTCGTCCCCGACGAGAAACTCGACGAGTTGGGCATCGACATCGGCCCCGGCACGGGCGTCTCCGCGGGCGACTCGCCGGCACCGGCTGACGACTGACCGCCGACGAAAGCCAGTCGGCCCGGTCGTCGGGTCGTTCGGACGACGGCTTTTCGGCGGTAGCGGTTCGGACGATGGCTTCGCGATACAACTTCGGCGTCTATCACTGGCGGCGACGATTCCGTTCGATAGCCGCCGCGCTCGTCGCCGCCGTCCTCGGCGTCGCCGTTCGACGGCGGACGAACGACGCTCGAGTTCGGCTGACCGCGGCCGGAGCGACAATCGGCGCGGCCGTTTACGCTGTCCGCGTGCTGCGACGCCTCCTGTCGCCGCCACCGTGGGCGCTCGAGCGAGCCAAGTACGACGCGCTGGCGGTCCGCCTCCCCCTCGCCGACGCCGATCGGGTGCTCGACGTCGGCTGTGGCACCGGCCGGTCGCTCGTGGGTCTCGCACCGTACGTCTCGCCCGACGCGGACGTGCTCGGGTTCGACGTCTTCGACGATCGAGTCATCCTCGGGAACGGCCCCGTGCTCGTCCGCCGGAACGGGACCCGCGCCGGCCTCGCGGTGACGCCGGTCGCCGGCGACGCGGCGGCGCTGCCGTTCGCCGACGACTCGATTCCAGTCGTCACCGCCTGTCGCGTCCTCCACGATCTCGAGGCGCCGGCTGCGGATCGAACGCTACGCGAGATCCGACGCGTCTGCGACCCCGACGGCGCGCTCGGGGTGCTCGAGTTGCCGTTGACTCCCGACGGCGTTTCCCGTCACCCCGAGTCCTACTGGACGGATCGCATCACCGCGGCGGGCTTCCGGATCGAGTCGCTCGAGCGACTCGAACGCGATACCGGGAACCACTATCTTGTGATCGTCGCGACGCCGCGAATCGGGAGCGACGGGTAGCCCGCCCGCCGTCGGCTCCCGTCGGCCGGACCGCCGGCAGGCATCGCCTCGAGACGGTCACCGGAAACGGACTACTTAACGGAACGTACAAATCCTTTATTCCGGGGTTCGTGGTTAGCACTCGTTGTGGGAGATAATGCCAAACACATGCTGCGATCGCCGCCGGTTCCTCGCTGTCGCGGGGGGCGTGACTGCGACCGTCGCAGGCTGTCTCGGCGGTCCGGGTGGGAGCGACTCGGGCGATACCGCCGACGGCGAGCCCGCCGTCACCGACGTCTCGCTGCTGCTCAACTGGCGGATCAGCGGGCTGCACGCGCCCTACGTCGCGGCCCGTGAGAACGGATTTTACGCGGACGAGGGGTTCGAGAGCGTTGATATCGAGAGCGGGGACGGCTCGGACTTCGCCGCGAACCAGGCCGGACTGGGGAACGTCGAGTTCGCGATCACGAGCGCCGATCAACTGTTGAACGTCAACAGCCGCGGGCTCTCACCGCGCTGCGTCGCGGTCGTCATGCAGCGCAACCCGAACGTCGTCTTCGCGACCCGCGACGGATTCGGCGAGCTAACCGACCCCGAACAACTCGAGGGCGCGACCGTCGGCAGCGGTCCCGGCATGGTCCGCCAGATGACCGAGGCGTACCTCGAGCACCACGGCGTCCTCGAGAGCGTCGACTACGTCGACGCCGGCTTCGACACCGTCCAGCAGTTGCTCGCGGGTGACCTCGACGCCGTCGGCGGCGTCTTCGGCGACGTCGTGGATGCCGAGCACCAGGGCGCGACCGTCGATGTGCTCTCGATCGACGAGACGATTCGCTCGTACGGCCACCTCGTCGCGACCGACGCGAAGTTCGCCGAATCGAACGAGACGACCGTCAGTTCGTTTCTCCGCGCGACCGCGAGAGGCGCCGTCTGGGCGAGTACCAACCCCGCTGACGCGATCGCTCTCCTCGTCGACGCCCAGCCCGAACTCGAGGAGGTCCGCGAG
Above is a genomic segment from Haloterrigena salifodinae containing:
- a CDS encoding class I SAM-dependent methyltransferase, which codes for MASRYNFGVYHWRRRFRSIAAALVAAVLGVAVRRRTNDARVRLTAAGATIGAAVYAVRVLRRLLSPPPWALERAKYDALAVRLPLADADRVLDVGCGTGRSLVGLAPYVSPDADVLGFDVFDDRVILGNGPVLVRRNGTRAGLAVTPVAGDAAALPFADDSIPVVTACRVLHDLEAPAADRTLREIRRVCDPDGALGVLELPLTPDGVSRHPESYWTDRITAAGFRIESLERLERDTGNHYLVIVATPRIGSDG
- a CDS encoding ABC transporter substrate-binding protein, translating into MPNTCCDRRRFLAVAGGVTATVAGCLGGPGGSDSGDTADGEPAVTDVSLLLNWRISGLHAPYVAARENGFYADEGFESVDIESGDGSDFAANQAGLGNVEFAITSADQLLNVNSRGLSPRCVAVVMQRNPNVVFATRDGFGELTDPEQLEGATVGSGPGMVRQMTEAYLEHHGVLESVDYVDAGFDTVQQLLAGDLDAVGGVFGDVVDAEHQGATVDVLSIDETIRSYGHLVATDAKFAESNETTVSSFLRATARGAVWASTNPADAIALLVDAQPELEEVRENQTDKWDRMHAEYMFSETVRERGWGYSESGPWAETYETLAAADVFEDDVDPETVWTNDYLDDESEYIADYAARVES